Part of the Maridesulfovibrio sp. genome, GCGGTCACTATCCTGATCCTTGCAGTTAATGGGAATATCCCCGAAAACAAGAGAGTCTGCGAGCAGACCTTCGATAAGGACAAATTGCAAATGCTTGGGTACCTGAGCAAGTGCGGAATTGAATTTCTTTTTAAATTTGTCCAATGAGCCTTCCTGCTTTAATCTGGTAAGTACCAGCAGCCAAGACTCAACAGAACTTGAGGAAATTTTAAGAGCTTTTTTCAGGGTGCGCCGGGCAAGGGCATCTTCGCCTTCAGAAGTATAATCTTCCGCCAATCGGGCAAGGTAGTGCGCTTCCTGTACAGGCTGTTTCAGCATGGAATAAAATGCAGCAGCTTTTTCAAATTCCCTGCCTCCTGCGGCCAGCTCAGCCAGCTCGGTCAGAATTTCGGGGGAATCACCTGCAATTTCGCGGGCTTTTTCAAAAGCATTAATCGCACGGTCCAAAAAACCGCCGCGGCTGAAATCACGCCCCAGCTCGTAGAGGGCGCGGGACTTTATCGCCGGGTCCAGACCGGGGCGAACAATCAGGCTGTTCCTGATTTGGGCGGCACGCTCAATCTCACCCTGAGAACGGTAGAGGTTACCGAGGGCGAGGTAGATTTCAACAGCTTCCGGAGTATCCTTAACAACCTTACTGAGTTCATCAATGGCTGCACGGGTGTCGGCAAGCCCGGACTTACCTTTTCCGGCTCCAGACAAATATGACGGCGCCCGATTATCGGACGCCGTCATTTTTTTCTTTTTAAATACGCTTAAAAAGGACACGTATACTCCGTAATTATGCGCTTACTTATTCAGCAGGCTTCTCTTCGCTAGCTTCAGCGG contains:
- a CDS encoding tetratricopeptide repeat protein, with translation MSGAGKGKSGLADTRAAIDELSKVVKDTPEAVEIYLALGNLYRSQGEIERAAQIRNSLIVRPGLDPAIKSRALYELGRDFSRGGFLDRAINAFEKAREIAGDSPEILTELAELAAGGREFEKAAAFYSMLKQPVQEAHYLARLAEDYTSEGEDALARRTLKKALKISSSSVESWLLVLTRLKQEGSLDKFKKKFNSALAQVPKHLQFVLIEGLLADSLVFGDIPINCKDQDSDRNYLFYEVMVEEISKSDPDVIMHYYGARLLQLCGKQDEAGVWLEKTLMLNQNFWLARLELFKIAQGQQELTSSFKSQLDFFVNIARKVQRFTCSSCGLKRDRIFFNCPRCRSWHSISFRKELNQ